One genomic segment of Dehalogenimonas alkenigignens includes these proteins:
- the pheS gene encoding phenylalanine--tRNA ligase subunit alpha produces MTENISLDNLKQNALAELAAVSTADALEAWRVGWLGKKSQLNTVLRGLAALPVEERKSLGAAANVVRQDLESALAAREQDFSDRLLESAPGIDITLPGRPWLSGRLHPVTRVINEITDIFSSLGFSVVEGPEVEYDRYNFDALNIPKEHPARDTMQTFWVDDVDEKDERHVLLRTHTSPMQVRFMEKYKEPPIRIVVPGRVYRYEATDASHLPMFHQVEGLMVDRNVSLAQLKGTLFEFARRFFGPERRVRFRCDFFPFVEPGVEMAVECASCKGAGCRVCGNSGWLEILGAGMVHPKVLEGVGIDSTIYSGFAFGMGVERLPMLRYGVDDIRLFYSSDLRFLRQF; encoded by the coding sequence ATGACTGAAAATATCTCCCTCGATAATTTAAAGCAGAACGCCCTCGCCGAGCTGGCAGCGGTCTCCACCGCGGATGCGCTGGAAGCCTGGCGCGTCGGCTGGCTGGGTAAGAAGAGCCAGTTGAACACCGTCCTGCGCGGCCTGGCCGCCCTGCCGGTGGAAGAACGGAAAAGCCTGGGCGCCGCGGCCAATGTCGTCCGCCAGGACCTGGAGTCAGCCTTGGCCGCCCGTGAACAGGATTTTTCAGACCGGCTTTTGGAATCGGCGCCGGGTATAGACATCACTCTGCCTGGACGGCCGTGGCTTTCCGGCCGGCTGCACCCGGTGACCCGGGTCATCAACGAGATCACCGATATCTTTTCCTCGCTCGGCTTTTCCGTCGTCGAAGGCCCGGAAGTCGAATATGACCGCTACAACTTCGATGCCCTGAATATCCCCAAGGAACACCCGGCCCGCGACACCATGCAGACCTTCTGGGTCGACGATGTGGATGAAAAAGACGAGCGGCACGTGCTGCTGCGGACCCACACCTCGCCGATGCAGGTGCGGTTCATGGAAAAATACAAAGAACCGCCGATCCGTATCGTGGTGCCGGGGCGCGTCTACCGTTATGAAGCCACCGACGCTTCCCATCTGCCAATGTTCCACCAGGTCGAAGGGCTGATGGTTGACCGCAATGTGTCGCTGGCCCAGCTAAAAGGGACGCTCTTTGAGTTCGCCCGGCGCTTTTTCGGTCCGGAGCGGCGGGTTCGTTTCCGCTGCGACTTCTTCCCCTTCGTCGAACCCGGCGTCGAAATGGCGGTGGAATGCGCTTCCTGCAAGGGCGCCGGCTGCCGCGTCTGCGGCAATTCCGGTTGGCTGGAGATTCTGGGGGCGGGCATGGTGCATCCCAAAGTGCTTGAAGGGGTGGGGATAGATTCCACCATTTATTCCGGTTTCGCTTTTGGCATGGGTGTTGAGAGGCTGCCGATGCTGCGCTACGGCGTTGATGACATCCGCCTGTTCTATTCTTCAGATTTGCGCTTCTTGAGGCAGTTTTAA
- the nrdR gene encoding transcriptional regulator NrdR has translation MWFLEQKTAPLKVQMNCPNCKNPELKVVDSREVEDGIRRRRECLGCGFRFTTYERIQPAALFVLKRDGRREEWSKEKLLGGLHKACEKRPLPAGTVDRIADEIEAELIETGRAEIPTTLVGDKVMEKLKAADNIAYIRFASVYRKFTDVTEFKEMVDRLIDRDPAPRSQLPLLPEEDGAGQGRGGRHLSLSAKGQGK, from the coding sequence TTGTGGTTTTTAGAACAAAAGACAGCCCCGCTGAAAGTACAGATGAACTGCCCCAACTGCAAAAATCCGGAACTGAAAGTGGTTGACTCACGCGAAGTGGAGGACGGCATCCGCCGCCGCCGCGAGTGCCTGGGCTGCGGCTTCCGCTTCACCACCTACGAGCGCATCCAGCCGGCCGCCCTGTTCGTCCTCAAGCGCGACGGCCGCCGCGAGGAGTGGAGCAAGGAAAAGCTGTTGGGCGGCCTGCACAAGGCCTGCGAGAAGCGCCCCCTGCCGGCAGGCACGGTAGACCGCATCGCCGACGAGATCGAGGCCGAGCTGATCGAGACCGGCCGGGCGGAGATACCGACGACGCTTGTCGGCGACAAGGTGATGGAGAAGCTGAAGGCGGCGGACAACATCGCCTACATCCGCTTCGCCTCGGTCTACCGCAAGTTCACCGATGTCACCGAGTTCAAGGAGATGGTGGACCGGCTGATCGACCGCGACCCGGCGCCCCGCTCACAGCTGCCGCTGCTGCCCGAAGAAGACGGCGCCGGCCAGGGGCGCGGCGGGCGGCATCTGTCGCTGTCGGCCAAAGGGCAGGGGAAATGA